A stretch of the Tardiphaga sp. 709 genome encodes the following:
- the hmgA gene encoding homogentisate 1,2-dioxygenase has protein sequence MNITTNPDLISRATSNVTPGYMSGFGNSFETEALPGALPIGRNSPQRAAYGLYAEQLSGSPFTAPRGTNERSWLYRIRPSVKHSGRFEKADSKLWRTAPCHENDLPIAQLRWDPAPIPKEDMTFLQGVQTMTTAGDAGTQAGMAAHVYLITKSMVDQHFYNADGELMFVLQQGNLLFVTEFGRIDAEPGEIVVIPRGVKFRVELTGAAARGYLCENYGGAFTLPERGPIGANCLANARDFLTPVAAYEDKDTLTELYVKWGGSLFKTVLPHSPIDVVAWHGNYAPYKYDLRTFSPVGAIGFDHPDPSIFTVLTSPSETAGTANIDFVIFPERWAVAENTFRPPWYHMNIMSEFMGLIYGVYDAKPQGFTPGGISLHNMMLPHGPDREAFDHASNGELKPVKLTGTMAFMFETRYPQRVTEHAATTATLQSDYADCWKGLEKRFDPNKR, from the coding sequence ATGAACATCACGACCAATCCCGATCTGATCAGCCGTGCGACGTCCAATGTCACGCCGGGCTATATGTCCGGCTTTGGCAACAGCTTCGAAACGGAGGCGCTCCCCGGCGCGTTGCCCATCGGCCGCAACTCGCCGCAGCGTGCGGCCTATGGGCTTTATGCCGAGCAGCTCTCGGGCTCGCCCTTCACCGCGCCCCGCGGCACCAATGAGCGGTCCTGGCTGTATCGCATCCGCCCGTCGGTGAAACATTCGGGGCGGTTCGAGAAGGCAGATAGCAAGCTGTGGCGCACCGCGCCGTGTCACGAGAACGATCTGCCGATCGCGCAATTGCGGTGGGATCCGGCGCCGATTCCGAAGGAGGACATGACCTTCCTGCAGGGCGTGCAGACCATGACCACGGCAGGCGACGCCGGCACCCAGGCCGGCATGGCGGCGCATGTCTATCTGATCACGAAGTCGATGGTGGATCAGCATTTCTACAATGCCGATGGCGAGCTGATGTTCGTGCTGCAGCAAGGCAACTTGTTGTTCGTCACCGAATTCGGCCGCATCGATGCTGAGCCAGGCGAGATCGTCGTGATCCCGCGCGGCGTCAAGTTCCGCGTCGAACTCACGGGCGCCGCCGCGCGCGGCTATCTCTGCGAGAACTATGGCGGCGCTTTCACGCTGCCCGAGCGCGGACCGATCGGTGCCAATTGTCTTGCCAATGCGCGCGACTTCCTCACGCCCGTGGCCGCCTATGAAGACAAGGACACGCTGACCGAACTCTATGTGAAATGGGGCGGCTCGCTGTTCAAGACGGTGCTGCCGCATTCGCCCATCGATGTCGTCGCCTGGCACGGCAACTATGCGCCGTATAAATACGATCTGCGCACCTTCTCGCCGGTGGGCGCCATCGGCTTCGACCATCCGGATCCGTCGATCTTTACGGTGCTAACCTCGCCGTCTGAAACCGCCGGTACCGCGAATATCGATTTCGTGATCTTCCCGGAGCGCTGGGCGGTGGCGGAAAACACCTTCCGGCCGCCGTGGTATCACATGAATATCATGTCGGAATTCATGGGCCTGATTTACGGCGTCTATGACGCCAAGCCGCAGGGCTTCACGCCGGGCGGCATCAGCCTGCACAACATGATGCTGCCGCACGGTCCGGACCGCGAGGCCTTCGATCACGCCAGCAATGGCGAGTTGAAGCCGGTGAAGCTCACCGGCACCATGGCCTTCATGTTCGAGACCCGCTACCCGCAGCGCGTCACGGAACACGCTGCCACGACGGCAACGTTGCAGAGCGATTATGCGGATTGCTGGAAGGGCCTGGAGAAGCGCTTCGATCCGAACAAGCGCTAG
- a CDS encoding DUF1272 domain-containing protein: MALALRPNCEYCDKDLPPAARDACICTFECTFCADCVETKLFNVCPNCGGGFAPRPIRPATEWRPGLSVAKRPPSDKRVHLSRSLEDIAAQSARIKDIPPENR, encoded by the coding sequence ATGGCACTGGCGCTGCGGCCAAACTGCGAATATTGCGACAAGGATCTGCCGCCTGCGGCACGCGATGCGTGCATCTGCACCTTTGAATGTACATTCTGCGCGGATTGCGTGGAGACCAAGCTCTTCAACGTGTGCCCGAACTGCGGCGGCGGTTTCGCCCCGCGTCCGATCCGGCCGGCCACCGAATGGCGGCCCGGACTTTCCGTTGCCAAGCGCCCGCCGTCGGACAAGCGCGTGCATCTCTCCCGCAGCCTCGAAGACATCGCCGCGCAGTCGGCGCGTATCAAGGATATTCCGCCGGAGAATCGCTAG
- a CDS encoding Lrp/AsnC family transcriptional regulator, with the protein MIPVDAFDLKMLAALQNDGRLTNQQLADAVGLSASQCSRRRMRLEEEKVISGYHADLSSDALGFNVIAFIQVQLATHSPDNAKKFRTLVQRVDEVQEAYSLTGDADYVLKAVLRDLKGLSDLVNNVLMPHQSVAHVRSSIVLDRLKETSRLPLKA; encoded by the coding sequence ATGATCCCGGTGGACGCTTTCGATCTCAAGATGCTGGCCGCACTGCAGAACGACGGCCGGCTGACCAATCAGCAGCTCGCCGATGCCGTCGGCCTCTCTGCCTCGCAATGCTCGCGGCGCCGGATGCGACTCGAGGAGGAGAAAGTGATCTCCGGTTATCACGCCGATCTGTCATCGGACGCGCTCGGCTTCAACGTGATCGCCTTCATCCAGGTGCAACTGGCCACCCACTCGCCGGACAATGCCAAGAAGTTCCGCACGCTGGTGCAACGGGTCGACGAGGTGCAGGAGGCTTACTCGCTCACCGGCGACGCCGACTATGTGCTGAAAGCCGTATTGCGCGATCTCAAGGGACTGTCCGACCTCGTCAACAATGTGCTGATGCCACATCAGAGCGTCGCGCACGTGCGTTCGTCGATCGTGCTTGACCGTTTGAAGGAAACATCGCGGCTGCCGCTCAAGGCCTAG
- the hppD gene encoding 4-hydroxyphenylpyruvate dioxygenase, translating into MGPFPHDAPAATISAHNPMGTDGFEFVEYAHPRPEELHALFRLMGYVPVAKHKTRKITVYRQGDINYLVNEEPGTHGFNFVAAHGPCAPSMAFRVVDAQAAYDRAILLGAEPADAIAAQKTLDVPAIKGIGGSLLYFVDRYGAKGSAYDHEFTWLGAKNPRPEGAGLFYLDHLTHNVHRGRMDVWTGFYEKLFNFRQIRFFDIEGRASGLFSRALTSPDGKIRIPINEDAGDAGQIEEYLNTYHGEGIQHIACGVTDIYTTIEKLRADGLPFMPAPPETYFEKIDARLPKHGEDVPRLQKNGILIDGEGVVAGGETKVLLQIFSANAIGPIFFEFIQRKGDDGFGEGNFKALFESIEEDQIRRGVLHVADKTAA; encoded by the coding sequence ATGGGTCCGTTTCCGCACGACGCGCCGGCCGCCACCATCTCGGCACATAATCCGATGGGCACCGACGGCTTTGAATTCGTCGAATACGCGCATCCGAGGCCCGAAGAACTCCACGCCCTGTTCAGGCTGATGGGCTATGTGCCGGTCGCGAAGCACAAGACCAGGAAGATCACGGTCTATCGTCAGGGCGACATCAACTATCTCGTCAACGAAGAGCCCGGAACTCACGGCTTCAATTTCGTCGCCGCGCACGGCCCCTGCGCGCCGTCGATGGCTTTCCGAGTCGTCGATGCGCAGGCGGCCTATGACCGCGCGATTTTGCTCGGTGCCGAGCCGGCGGATGCGATCGCAGCGCAGAAGACGCTCGACGTGCCGGCCATCAAGGGCATCGGCGGCAGCCTGCTGTATTTCGTCGATCGCTACGGCGCCAAGGGCTCGGCCTATGATCATGAATTCACATGGCTCGGCGCCAAGAATCCGCGTCCTGAGGGCGCCGGCCTGTTCTATCTCGATCACCTCACCCATAACGTCCATCGCGGCCGCATGGATGTCTGGACCGGCTTCTACGAGAAGCTGTTCAACTTCCGCCAGATTCGCTTCTTCGACATCGAGGGCCGCGCCTCGGGCCTGTTCTCGCGCGCGCTCACCAGTCCGGACGGCAAGATCCGGATTCCGATCAACGAGGATGCCGGCGATGCCGGCCAGATCGAGGAATATCTCAATACGTATCACGGCGAGGGCATCCAGCACATCGCCTGCGGCGTAACGGATATCTACACCACCATCGAGAAGCTGCGAGCCGACGGCCTGCCCTTCATGCCGGCGCCGCCCGAGACCTATTTCGAGAAGATTGACGCGCGCCTGCCGAAACATGGCGAGGACGTGCCGCGGCTGCAGAAGAACGGCATCCTGATCGACGGCGAGGGCGTGGTCGCAGGCGGCGAGACCAAGGTGCTGCTGCAGATCTTCTCGGCCAATGCGATCGGCCCCATTTTCTTCGAATTCATCCAGCGCAAGGGTGATGACGGATTCGGCGAGGGCAATTTCAAGGCGCTGTTCGAGTCGATCGAGGAAGATCAGATCAGGCGCGGCGTGCTGCACGTGGCGGACAAGACCGCGGCGTAG
- a CDS encoding CaiB/BaiF CoA-transferase family protein codes for MQDTTLASSRPQAKATGPLKGTRIVEFAGIGPGPFACMLLADMGAEVITLVRPKQMPKGAASRGRKVIEVDLKDKAAIAQVLSLLDSADALVEGYRPGVMERLGLGPDVVLGRNKKLVYGRMTGWGQHGPLAQAAGHDINYISITGALAAIGGADKPVPPLNLVGDFGGGSMYLVMGMLAAMLEASRSGQGQVVDAAMCDGAASLITMFFDMTAAGRWKEARESNMLDGGAHFYGVYECSCGNFISIGSIEPQFYAELRELAGLSEACYDNHMDSTNWAAVKDKLTAVFKTKSRDEWSKIMEGTDVCFAPVLTMSEATKHPHMVAREVFIQHEGATQPAPAPRFSRTPSAARPALKVELGDAVKEWGSL; via the coding sequence GTGCAGGACACCACCCTCGCGTCGTCGCGACCACAGGCCAAAGCCACCGGCCCGCTCAAGGGCACACGCATCGTCGAATTCGCCGGCATCGGCCCCGGTCCGTTCGCCTGCATGCTGCTCGCCGATATGGGCGCCGAAGTGATTACGCTGGTACGCCCGAAGCAGATGCCGAAGGGCGCGGCGTCACGCGGCCGCAAGGTGATCGAGGTCGATCTCAAGGACAAGGCCGCCATTGCACAGGTTCTGTCGCTGCTCGATAGCGCCGATGCGCTGGTGGAAGGCTATCGCCCCGGCGTGATGGAACGCCTCGGCCTTGGACCGGATGTCGTCCTCGGCCGCAACAAGAAGCTGGTCTATGGCCGCATGACCGGTTGGGGCCAGCACGGCCCGCTGGCGCAGGCCGCCGGCCATGACATCAACTACATCTCCATCACCGGGGCGCTCGCCGCCATCGGCGGCGCCGACAAGCCCGTGCCACCATTGAATCTGGTCGGCGATTTCGGCGGCGGCTCGATGTATCTCGTGATGGGCATGCTCGCGGCCATGCTGGAAGCCAGCCGCTCCGGCCAGGGCCAGGTGGTGGACGCGGCCATGTGCGACGGCGCGGCATCCTTGATCACCATGTTCTTCGACATGACCGCGGCCGGTCGCTGGAAGGAAGCCCGCGAGAGCAACATGCTCGACGGCGGTGCACATTTTTACGGCGTTTATGAATGCAGCTGCGGCAACTTCATCTCGATCGGCTCCATTGAGCCGCAATTCTATGCCGAGCTGCGCGAACTCGCCGGGCTTTCGGAGGCCTGCTACGACAATCACATGGACTCGACAAACTGGGCCGCGGTGAAGGACAAGCTCACCGCGGTGTTCAAGACCAAAAGCCGCGACGAGTGGTCAAAGATCATGGAAGGCACCGATGTGTGCTTCGCGCCGGTGCTGACCATGTCGGAAGCGACGAAGCACCCGCACATGGTGGCACGCGAAGTCTTCATCCAGCACGAAGGCGCGACACAGCCGGCGCCCGCACCGCGGTTCTCACGCACGCCGTCGGCAGCACGGCCGGCATTGAAGGTGGAGCTGGGTGACGCGGTGAAGGAGTGGGGATCGCTGTAG
- a CDS encoding xanthine dehydrogenase family protein subunit M: MYETTYHRPASIDEAAALFAKHPEAKYLAGGHTLIPVMKQRLAAPSDVIDLAKIKDLIGVEATSDALIIKAATTYYDITQSPAAKKAIPAIVHLTSVLGDPAVRYRGTIGGSIANNDPAADYPAAVLALNASIKTNKREIKGDDFFQGLFSTALEEDEIITSVSFPIPAKAGYAKMRHPASRFALTAVFVAQTKSGEVRVAATGASQSGVMRVPAIEAALKANWSAGALDSVKISADGLMGDIHGSAEYRANLIKVMAQRAVEAAG; encoded by the coding sequence ATGTACGAGACCACTTATCACCGCCCCGCCAGCATCGACGAAGCAGCGGCGCTGTTCGCCAAACATCCCGAGGCCAAGTATCTCGCCGGTGGCCACACGCTGATCCCCGTGATGAAGCAGCGTCTTGCGGCACCATCGGATGTTATCGACCTTGCCAAGATCAAGGACTTGATCGGCGTCGAGGCAACATCCGACGCGCTGATCATCAAGGCGGCGACGACCTATTACGACATCACGCAGAGCCCCGCGGCAAAGAAAGCGATCCCGGCGATCGTGCATCTGACGTCGGTGCTCGGCGACCCTGCCGTGCGCTATCGCGGCACCATCGGCGGTTCGATTGCCAATAACGATCCCGCCGCCGATTATCCCGCCGCTGTACTGGCGCTGAATGCCAGCATCAAAACCAACAAACGCGAGATCAAAGGCGACGATTTCTTCCAGGGCCTGTTCTCGACGGCGCTGGAAGAGGACGAGATCATCACATCCGTGTCGTTCCCCATTCCGGCCAAGGCCGGCTACGCCAAGATGCGCCACCCGGCGTCGCGTTTCGCACTCACCGCGGTGTTCGTCGCCCAGACAAAATCCGGCGAAGTCCGTGTCGCAGCCACCGGCGCATCGCAGAGCGGCGTGATGCGCGTGCCGGCGATCGAAGCGGCACTGAAGGCGAACTGGTCGGCGGGAGCGCTGGATAGCGTAAAGATCTCAGCCGACGGGTTGATGGGTGACATCCATGGCTCGGCGGAATATCGCGCCAATCTCATCAAGGTGATGGCACAGCGCGCGGTGGAAGCGGCCGGCTGA
- a CDS encoding xanthine dehydrogenase family protein molybdopterin-binding subunit — protein sequence MGVEGIGARVARKEDKRFITGRGRYVDDVKIVGLTHAHFIRSPHAHAKVKGIDASAAKDMPGVVDVLTAQQLVDDKIGNLICGWAVSSKDGTPMKMGAWPAMAPDTVRFVGQAVAVVIAETKNQAKDAAEAVVVTYEELPAVSSMTAALAPGAPQLHPEAPGNVVYDWAIGDEKLTKDAFSKAATVVSLDLTNNRLVPNAMEPRAAVAEYDEAEEHFTLHTTSQNPHVARLVLSAFYNVAQEHKLRVIAPDVGGGFGSKIFIYPEEMVALWASKKVRRPVKWTGDRTEAFLTDAHGRDHMSHAEMAFDANNKILSLRVKTHANFGAYMSLFSSSVPTYLYATLLSGQYNIPTIYAEVMGVYTNTTPVDAYRGAGRPEASYLVERLMETSARQLKVDPAELRRINFVTQFPHQTPVIMAYDIGDFGASLDAALKAIDYAGFPARKAKAKAAGKLRGLGFSCYIEACGIAPSKAVGSLGAGVGLWESAEVRVNPVGTIEVLTGSHSHGQGHETTFAQLVADRLGISVDQVQIVHGDTDKVQFGMGTYGSRSAAVGMSAIFKAMEKVEAKAKKIAAHLLEASEGDIVIENGEFKVAGTDKAIALPMVALAAYTAHNLPDGMEPGLKEGAFYDPTNFTFPAGAYICEVEIDPGTGKTDIVDFVAVDDFGRLINPMIVEGQVHGGLAQGIGQAMLESAIYDDNGQPVTASFMDYAMPRADDVPSFRVSHTTTLCPGNPLGVKGCGEAGAIGSSPAVINAITDALGHNKIEMPATPGRVWEALQLQQAAE from the coding sequence ATGGGCGTTGAAGGCATCGGCGCACGCGTTGCGCGCAAGGAAGACAAGCGATTCATCACCGGCCGCGGCCGCTATGTCGACGACGTCAAGATCGTCGGCCTCACCCACGCGCATTTCATCCGCAGCCCGCATGCCCATGCCAAGGTCAAAGGCATCGACGCCTCCGCGGCGAAGGACATGCCGGGCGTTGTCGATGTGCTGACCGCACAGCAACTGGTGGACGACAAGATCGGCAACCTGATCTGCGGCTGGGCGGTGTCTTCCAAGGACGGCACGCCGATGAAAATGGGCGCATGGCCGGCGATGGCCCCGGACACGGTGCGCTTCGTCGGACAGGCGGTCGCCGTAGTGATCGCCGAGACAAAGAACCAGGCGAAGGATGCGGCTGAGGCCGTGGTCGTGACTTATGAAGAACTCCCTGCCGTCAGCAGCATGACCGCAGCGCTCGCCCCGGGCGCGCCGCAACTGCATCCGGAGGCGCCAGGCAACGTGGTCTATGACTGGGCGATCGGCGACGAGAAGCTGACCAAGGACGCCTTCAGCAAGGCCGCCACTGTCGTCTCGCTGGACCTGACCAATAACCGCCTGGTGCCGAATGCGATGGAGCCCCGCGCGGCCGTCGCGGAATATGACGAAGCTGAGGAGCACTTCACGCTTCACACGACATCGCAGAATCCGCATGTGGCGCGCTTGGTGCTGTCAGCGTTCTATAACGTGGCGCAGGAACACAAGCTGCGCGTGATCGCCCCCGACGTCGGCGGAGGCTTCGGGTCGAAGATCTTCATCTATCCCGAGGAAATGGTCGCACTCTGGGCCTCCAAGAAAGTGCGTCGCCCGGTGAAATGGACCGGCGACCGCACGGAAGCCTTCCTCACCGACGCGCATGGCCGCGATCACATGTCCCATGCCGAGATGGCGTTCGACGCCAACAACAAGATCCTGAGCCTGCGGGTGAAGACCCACGCCAATTTCGGCGCCTATATGTCGCTGTTCTCGTCCTCGGTGCCGACCTATCTCTACGCCACGCTGCTGTCGGGCCAGTACAATATCCCGACCATCTATGCCGAGGTGATGGGCGTCTATACCAACACCACGCCGGTCGATGCCTATCGCGGCGCCGGACGGCCGGAAGCGAGCTATCTGGTGGAGCGACTGATGGAGACATCGGCGCGTCAGTTGAAGGTCGATCCCGCGGAACTGCGCCGCATCAACTTCGTCACCCAGTTCCCGCATCAGACGCCGGTGATCATGGCCTATGACATCGGCGACTTCGGCGCGTCGCTCGACGCGGCGCTGAAGGCGATCGACTATGCCGGCTTCCCGGCGCGGAAGGCCAAGGCGAAAGCAGCCGGCAAACTGCGCGGGCTTGGCTTCTCCTGCTATATCGAGGCCTGCGGCATCGCGCCGTCCAAGGCCGTCGGCTCGCTCGGCGCCGGCGTCGGCCTGTGGGAATCCGCGGAAGTCCGTGTCAATCCGGTCGGCACCATCGAAGTGCTGACGGGCTCGCACAGCCACGGTCAGGGTCACGAGACGACCTTCGCGCAGCTGGTCGCTGACAGGCTCGGCATCTCCGTCGATCAGGTGCAGATCGTGCATGGCGACACTGATAAAGTGCAGTTCGGCATGGGCACCTATGGTTCGCGCTCGGCAGCGGTCGGCATGTCCGCGATCTTCAAGGCGATGGAGAAAGTGGAAGCCAAGGCGAAGAAGATCGCCGCGCATCTGCTCGAAGCCTCCGAAGGCGACATCGTCATCGAGAATGGCGAGTTCAAGGTCGCCGGCACCGACAAGGCGATCGCGCTGCCGATGGTGGCACTCGCGGCCTATACCGCGCACAATCTGCCTGACGGCATGGAGCCCGGCCTGAAGGAAGGCGCGTTCTACGATCCCACCAACTTCACCTTCCCGGCCGGCGCCTATATCTGCGAGGTCGAGATCGATCCCGGCACCGGCAAGACCGACATTGTCGACTTCGTTGCGGTCGATGACTTCGGCCGGCTGATCAATCCGATGATCGTGGAAGGCCAGGTCCATGGCGGCCTTGCCCAGGGCATCGGCCAGGCGATGCTCGAAAGCGCTATCTACGACGATAACGGCCAGCCGGTGACGGCGTCGTTCATGGATTACGCCATGCCCCGCGCCGACGACGTGCCGTCGTTCCGGGTCTCGCACACCACGACGCTCTGCCCGGGCAATCCGCTCGGCGTGAAAGGTTGCGGTGAGGCCGGCGCGATCGGTTCCTCACCCGCGGTGATCAACGCCATCACCGATGCACTTGGCCACAACAAGATCGAGATGCCGGCGACGCCCGGCCGTGTCTGGGAAGCGCTGCAATTGCAGCAGGCAGCGGAATAA
- a CDS encoding (2Fe-2S)-binding protein: MSTVKLTVNGKSVSATVEDRTLLVHLLRENLNLTGTHVGCDTSQCGACIVHIDGKAVKSCTTLVGQIDGANVTTIEGIAKGDQLHPMQAAFRDNHGLQCGYCTPGMIMSAIDIVNRHAGDLDEETVRHELEGNICRCTGYHNIVKSVLDAAGRMKVAQAAE, from the coding sequence GTGTCCACAGTCAAGCTGACGGTCAATGGCAAATCTGTCTCTGCCACGGTCGAAGACAGAACCCTTCTCGTCCACCTGCTCCGCGAAAATCTCAACCTGACCGGGACCCATGTGGGCTGCGATACCAGCCAGTGCGGCGCCTGCATCGTGCATATCGACGGCAAGGCCGTGAAATCCTGCACCACGCTGGTCGGTCAGATCGACGGCGCCAATGTCACCACCATTGAAGGCATTGCCAAGGGCGACCAGCTGCATCCGATGCAGGCGGCGTTCCGCGACAATCACGGCCTGCAATGCGGTTACTGCACGCCGGGCATGATCATGTCGGCGATCGACATCGTGAATCGCCACGCGGGCGATCTCGATGAAGAGACGGTGCGCCACGAGCTCGAAGGCAATATCTGCCGCTGCACCGGCTACCACAACATCGTCAAATCGGTGCTCGACGCCGCCGGACGCATGAAGGTTGCGCAAGCGGCTGAATGA
- a CDS encoding 3-oxoacid CoA-transferase subunit A produces the protein MIDKSVASPAEAVAGVKDGAVVLVAGFGTVGIADDLLEALHEQGATNLTIVHNNAGNGDTGLARLINSGRVAKVICSYPRSGDYSAFLNAYRAKTLELELVPQGIISERMHAHAAGLGGFFSPVTAHTKLAEGKETREIDGVLHVFEKPLKGDIALLRAMKADRWGNLIYNQSARNFNPIMAMAADLSVVQVDEMVELGSMNPEAVVTPSIFIDRILVVGSKA, from the coding sequence GTGATCGATAAGAGCGTAGCCAGCCCGGCCGAGGCCGTGGCTGGGGTGAAGGACGGCGCGGTCGTCCTGGTGGCCGGGTTCGGTACTGTCGGCATTGCCGATGATCTGCTGGAGGCGCTGCACGAGCAGGGTGCGACCAATCTCACCATCGTCCACAACAATGCCGGCAATGGCGACACTGGTTTGGCCCGGCTGATCAATTCCGGTCGCGTAGCCAAGGTGATCTGCTCCTATCCGCGCTCCGGCGACTACAGCGCTTTCCTCAATGCCTATCGTGCCAAGACGCTGGAACTCGAACTGGTGCCGCAGGGCATCATCAGCGAACGCATGCATGCTCATGCCGCGGGGCTCGGCGGCTTCTTCTCCCCGGTCACGGCGCATACGAAACTTGCCGAGGGCAAGGAGACCCGCGAGATCGACGGCGTGCTGCACGTGTTCGAGAAGCCGCTGAAAGGCGACATTGCGCTGCTGCGTGCCATGAAGGCCGATCGCTGGGGCAATCTGATCTACAACCAGTCGGCACGTAATTTTAATCCGATCATGGCCATGGCTGCCGATCTCAGTGTGGTGCAGGTGGACGAGATGGTCGAGCTTGGCAGCATGAATCCGGAAGCGGTGGTGACGCCGAGCATCTTCATCGATCGTATCTTGGTAGTGGGATCAAAGGCATGA
- a CDS encoding 3-oxoacid CoA-transferase subunit B yields MTTTYRPLNRDQMAWRAAQDLQEGAYVNLGIGMPTRAASYVPDGREVIFHSENGILGLGPKPEPGTEDENLIDAGKNYTTLIKGGVFMHHADAFLMIRGKHLDVSLLGAFEVSEAGDLANWTTEDPSFPPGVGGAMDLAVGAKEIRVIMDHTDKAGKPRILKKCRLPLTAPGCVKRIYTNLAVIDVTEQGLFVREMVEGMTLEQLQALTEPKLQLANNWQALTPPAMAA; encoded by the coding sequence ATGACGACGACGTATAGGCCGCTCAACCGTGACCAGATGGCCTGGCGCGCCGCACAAGACCTGCAGGAGGGCGCTTACGTCAATCTCGGCATCGGTATGCCGACGCGGGCGGCGAGCTACGTGCCCGATGGGCGCGAGGTGATCTTCCACAGCGAGAACGGCATTCTCGGTCTCGGGCCGAAGCCGGAGCCGGGCACGGAAGACGAGAATCTGATCGATGCCGGCAAGAACTACACGACTCTGATCAAGGGCGGCGTGTTCATGCACCACGCCGACGCGTTCCTGATGATCCGCGGCAAGCATCTCGATGTCAGCCTGCTCGGCGCCTTTGAAGTCTCGGAAGCCGGCGATCTCGCCAACTGGACCACGGAAGATCCATCCTTTCCGCCCGGTGTCGGCGGCGCGATGGATCTGGCGGTCGGCGCCAAGGAAATCCGCGTGATCATGGATCATACCGACAAGGCCGGTAAGCCGCGTATCCTCAAGAAGTGCCGGCTGCCGCTCACGGCACCGGGCTGCGTCAAGCGCATCTACACCAATCTAGCGGTCATTGACGTCACGGAGCAGGGCCTGTTCGTGCGCGAGATGGTCGAGGGTATGACGCTGGAGCAGTTGCAGGCACTCACCGAGCCCAAGCTGCAGCTCGCCAACAACTGGCAGGCGCTGACCCCGCCGGCGATGGCGGCGTAG